CCTGGCCGACCTCGTCGCCGAACTCGACGAACGGGCGAACGCCCAGCACGCCCCCACCGTGCAGGGCGTCACCCTCGCCTCCCTGCACTCGGCCAAGGGCCTGGAGTGGGACGTCGTGTTCCTGGTCGGCGTGGCCGAGGGCATGATGCCGATCACCTACGCCAAGACCGACGAACAGATCGAGGAGGAACGCCGCCTCCTCTATGTCGGTGTGACCCGGGCGCGCGAGCACCTCCGCGTCTCCTGGGCGCTCTCCCGCTCACCCGGGGGCCGCCCCAACCGCCGCCCCAGCCGCTTCCTCGACGGACTGCGCCCCGGCTCGACGGCCACCACGGGCCGCACCTCCGCGGGCGCGGCGGGCGGAATCGAGCGCGGAATCCCCGGAACCAGGGAGTCCGCCCCGAGACGGGCTCAGCGAGTTCCCGCCCGCTGCCGGGTCTGCGGCCGCACGCTGACCGACCCGGGCGAGATGAAACTGATGCGCTGCGACGACTGCCCCTCCGACATGAACGAGGGCCTGTACGAGCGGCTGCGCGAGTGGCGCGCCGACCAGGCACGCAGCAGCGGCCAGCCCGCCTTCTGCGTGTTCACGGACCGCACATTGATGGCGATCGCCGAGACCGCCCCCGACGACGAGCGTGAGCTCGCCCGCATCCCGGGCGTCGGGATGCGCAAGCTCACCCGCTACGGGGCCGACGTACTGGCCCTCTGCGCAGGCCAGTCATCCGCCGAGAGCACAGATCCGGACTGACACTAACTCGTCGAAAAAATAGTTTGCGCATGCCCCAGGAATCCCCATAGGTTCTTAGGCACGAGAGCAGCGGCCTTCTCGGAGGCCCTGATTCCGTGTTCTACTTGCATATCCGCAGGACTGGTTCGTCCAGTCCCCCGAGACGCCGAGAGGAGGCGAGTCCAGTGATCAGCATCAACACCAGCTCCGTCAGCATCGTGAAAATGACCGATCGCTCGGCCGTCTCCGCGTGCATGCTCGGCGTTTCGAACCTGGGCACCGGTCTGTCCGGCATTCGTGCCGTCCGTCCGGCGTCCTCCTCCGCTGCTCCCGCGGGCCTTCCCGTCCGCGAGCGCAATGAGCGACCGACCAAGGCACTGGAAGCGGCAGTAGCGGCACAGGCACAGGCCTATGCCTTTACGGCAACCGGTGCCGGATTCCGGAAGCAGACGACGCAGCACCACCAGATGTGGGCCTTCCGTGGGCCAGAACCCTGGAGTGATCCAGCCTGATCTCAGATCAGGCCGGCGCCTTCAGGGCCGCGGAACCCCATCCGGGATCCGCGGCCCTTCTGTTTGTCCCTGAACAGGGATGACGGACCGAAGGAGCCTCGGGACAAGAAAAGAACCCGGTACCACCACCCCCCGGCCAACAGGCCGGAACGAACAGACGAGGAAGACGAACCGTGCAACTCGAAGCGCACGCCCCGTCCGTACCGCCTTCCGCCCCGATCCCCAAGCCCGGCTCCACGGAGGACCCCACCTTGACCCCGCTCACTGCGCTCACCGCGCTCGACGACGCCATCGAGAACCTCGGCGTACCGGTCCCGTGCCGTTCCTACGACCCGGAGGTCTTCTTCGCCGAGTCGCCCGCGGACGTCGAGTACGCCAAGTCCCTCTGCCGTACCTGCCCGCTGGTCGAGGCCTGCCTCGCCGGTGCCAAGGAGCG
The Streptomyces tuirus genome window above contains:
- a CDS encoding WhiB family transcriptional regulator; amino-acid sequence: MQLEAHAPSVPPSAPIPKPGSTEDPTLTPLTALTALDDAIENLGVPVPCRSYDPEVFFAESPADVEYAKSLCRTCPLVEACLAGAKERREPWGVWGGELFVQGVVVARKRPRGRPRKNPVTA